One genomic region from Arthrobacter sp. FB24 encodes:
- a CDS encoding GntP family permease encodes MTIEGWTQTLGAGPLLLIAGAAILVLLFLIIKLRMHALLALILISLATAFATGIPADKVVPVLVNGFGSTLGTVALLVGLGAMLGRIVETSGGAKALADYLINLFGEKRAPFALGLASLIFGFPIFFDAGLVVMLPVVFAVAHRLGGGVLRYGLPAAGAFSVMHIFLPPHPGPVSAATFFDANIGLVLIAGLITAIPTWYVTAYLFGLWTGKKLVLPVPELLGHADSAAEENPPRFRTVVGVLLLPLVLIFLNTGLSTLASSGVLPASAKTEAWYQILRTLGETPVALLIAVLVAMFVLGRLRGSRGATLEKLLESSLGPVCSVILITGAGGMFGGVLRTSGIGTALAGVLGDVGIPLLLAGFLISAILRIAQGSATVALTTTAGLIAPAVALAGMNGMQVAALVIAVAAGSVVVSHVNDSGFWLVGRFFGMDVKTTLKTWTVMETLIGVMGFAIAAAIFGVAGLAG; translated from the coding sequence AGGATGGACTCAAACCCTCGGCGCAGGCCCCCTGCTGCTGATTGCCGGCGCCGCCATCTTGGTGCTGCTGTTCCTCATCATCAAGCTGCGCATGCACGCGCTGCTCGCCCTGATCCTCATCAGCCTGGCAACCGCCTTCGCCACCGGCATCCCGGCGGACAAGGTGGTTCCGGTGCTGGTCAACGGATTCGGCAGCACCCTGGGCACTGTTGCCCTGCTGGTCGGCCTCGGCGCCATGCTGGGCCGCATCGTAGAGACCAGCGGCGGCGCCAAAGCCCTGGCCGACTACCTCATCAACCTCTTCGGTGAGAAGCGCGCGCCGTTCGCGCTGGGCCTCGCCTCGCTGATCTTCGGCTTCCCCATCTTCTTCGACGCCGGCCTGGTGGTCATGCTGCCCGTGGTCTTCGCAGTGGCGCACCGGCTTGGCGGCGGCGTGCTGCGCTACGGCCTGCCGGCCGCAGGTGCCTTCTCCGTGATGCACATCTTCCTGCCCCCGCACCCGGGACCGGTCTCCGCGGCTACGTTCTTCGACGCCAACATCGGGCTCGTCCTGATCGCCGGCCTCATCACTGCCATCCCCACCTGGTACGTCACTGCCTACCTGTTCGGCCTGTGGACCGGCAAGAAGCTGGTCCTCCCCGTTCCGGAACTGCTGGGCCACGCCGACTCCGCCGCCGAAGAGAACCCGCCGCGCTTCCGCACGGTCGTGGGCGTCCTGCTCCTCCCGCTGGTCCTCATCTTCCTTAACACCGGCCTCAGCACCCTGGCTTCCTCCGGTGTCCTTCCGGCTTCGGCAAAGACCGAAGCCTGGTACCAGATCCTGCGCACCCTCGGTGAAACGCCGGTGGCACTGCTGATCGCGGTACTGGTGGCCATGTTCGTACTGGGCAGGCTTCGCGGCTCCCGCGGCGCCACCCTGGAGAAGCTGCTCGAATCCTCGCTCGGCCCGGTCTGCTCCGTCATCCTGATCACCGGCGCCGGCGGCATGTTCGGCGGCGTGCTGCGCACCTCCGGCATTGGCACCGCCCTGGCCGGCGTCCTCGGCGACGTCGGCATCCCCCTGCTGCTGGCCGGCTTCCTGATCTCGGCCATCCTGCGCATCGCACAGGGTTCCGCCACCGTGGCACTGACCACCACCGCCGGGCTGATCGCTCCCGCGGTGGCCCTGGCCGGCATGAACGGCATGCAGGTGGCCGCCCTGGTCATCGCCGTAGCCGCCGGCTCCGTGGTGGTCTCGCACGTCAACGACTCCGGCTTCTGGCTGGTGGGCCGCTTCTTCGGCATGGACGTCAAGACCACCCTGAAGACCTGGACCGTCATGGAAACGCTGATCGGCGTCATGGGTTTCGCTATCGCTGCCGCCATCTTCGGCGTGGCCGGCCTGGCCGGCTAG